One stretch of Kocuria turfanensis DNA includes these proteins:
- a CDS encoding Gfo/Idh/MocA family protein, translating to MAAPIRTAVLGYGVSGRVFHTPLLAADPDYELTAVVTGNPERAARAAERHPGARIVPSDDDLFTLLDTGELELDLVILGTPPGTHFDQAVAAINRGLHVVVDKPFVPTAIQGEELVRRAQEAGVVTVDGEWRCSDRGIWRPWCGCGLRGSCRFGRDRTGWGRLGRRPGSARPRRPAGR from the coding sequence ATGGCGGCCCCGATCCGCACCGCAGTCCTCGGCTACGGAGTCTCCGGGCGGGTGTTCCACACCCCGTTGCTGGCCGCGGACCCCGACTACGAGCTGACGGCGGTCGTCACCGGCAATCCCGAACGAGCTGCCCGCGCCGCCGAGCGGCATCCCGGAGCCCGGATCGTCCCCAGCGACGACGATCTGTTCACCCTGCTCGATACCGGGGAACTCGAACTGGACCTTGTGATCCTGGGCACCCCACCGGGCACCCATTTCGATCAAGCAGTCGCCGCGATCAACCGCGGGCTGCACGTGGTGGTGGACAAACCGTTCGTCCCCACCGCCATCCAGGGCGAGGAGCTGGTACGCCGGGCGCAGGAGGCCGGGGTTGTGACTGTCGACGGTGAATGGCGGTGTTCTGACAGAGGTATTTGGCGGCCGTGGTGCGGCTGTGGGCTCAGAGGTAGCTGCAGATTTGGGCGGGATCGCACTGGGTGGGGTCGCCTTGGGAGGCGGCCTGGTAGTGCTCGGCCGCGGAGGCCCGCAGGGCGGTGA
- a CDS encoding heavy metal-responsive transcriptional regulator, giving the protein MRTVRIGEAAAAAGMTTKALRFYEQHGLLPPVHRGPNGYRDYPPEALARLQFIRRSKAAGLSLAEIRNILQIRDAGQAPCAHVAAQLAQQLTDLDQHIAELTALRASAAEHYQAASQGDPTQCDPAQICSYL; this is encoded by the coding sequence GTGCGCACCGTGCGGATCGGTGAAGCGGCCGCAGCCGCCGGCATGACCACCAAAGCCCTGCGGTTCTACGAACAGCACGGTCTGCTGCCCCCGGTGCACCGCGGCCCCAACGGGTACCGCGACTACCCACCCGAGGCCCTCGCCCGCCTGCAGTTCATCCGCCGCAGCAAGGCCGCCGGACTCAGTCTGGCCGAGATCCGGAACATCCTGCAGATCCGCGACGCCGGGCAGGCCCCCTGCGCCCACGTAGCCGCACAGCTCGCCCAGCAACTCACCGACCTCGACCAGCACATCGCTGAGCTCACCGCCCTGCGGGCCTCCGCGGCCGAGCACTACCAGGCCGCCTCCCAAGGCGACCCCACCCAGTGCGATCCCGCCCAAATCTGCAGCTACCTCTGA
- a CDS encoding FAD-dependent oxidoreductase, producing MAQRLIVIGGDAAGMSAASAARRQLPQDQLEIVAFERGHYTSYSACGIPYFIGKDVADTTELIARTPQQFRDHHAIDARTGHEVLEIDLHRRAVLVRDLTAGREAWEGFDQLMVATGATPARPPLPGIDAAGIHGVQTLDDGIALRTVLERERPGRAVVVGAGYIGLELAEALSAWGVDITVIGRPPAPLPGLDPDMGALIATAMEGYGMEVRMEETVTGFETHAGKVTAVVTDQATIPTDLVILGLGVTPNTTLAADAGIPLGETGAIAVDRRLRTGIEGVWAGGDCVEKFHRVSRRHVSLPLGTHANKEGRTAGINLGGGYATFPGVLGTAVTKICDIEVGRTGLGELEAQAAGFDPVTAVVDSTTRAGYYPGAKPIRTKLIAERGTGRLLGAQIVGEEGAAKRIDVLSVALWHETPVEELLNIDLSYAPPFSPVWDPVLIAARKTWQAVETDRARTEP from the coding sequence ATGGCCCAGAGGTTGATCGTCATCGGTGGGGACGCCGCGGGGATGAGCGCGGCCTCCGCCGCCCGCCGCCAGCTGCCCCAGGACCAGTTGGAGATCGTGGCCTTCGAGCGGGGCCACTACACCTCGTATTCGGCCTGCGGGATCCCGTACTTCATCGGCAAGGACGTCGCCGACACCACGGAGCTGATAGCCCGTACCCCGCAACAGTTCCGCGACCACCACGCCATCGACGCCCGCACCGGTCACGAGGTCCTGGAGATCGACCTGCACCGCCGCGCCGTGCTCGTGCGCGACCTGACCGCCGGCCGGGAGGCCTGGGAGGGCTTCGACCAACTCATGGTCGCCACCGGGGCCACCCCGGCCCGCCCGCCACTGCCCGGGATCGATGCGGCCGGTATCCACGGGGTGCAGACCCTCGACGACGGTATCGCCCTGCGCACGGTCCTGGAGCGGGAGCGCCCGGGCCGGGCGGTGGTCGTCGGGGCCGGCTACATCGGCCTGGAACTGGCCGAGGCCCTGTCCGCCTGGGGCGTGGACATCACCGTGATCGGACGCCCCCCGGCCCCGCTGCCGGGCCTGGACCCGGACATGGGCGCGCTCATCGCCACCGCGATGGAAGGGTACGGGATGGAGGTGCGGATGGAGGAGACCGTCACCGGCTTCGAGACCCACGCCGGGAAGGTCACCGCCGTGGTCACCGATCAGGCCACCATCCCCACCGATCTGGTGATCCTCGGCCTGGGGGTGACCCCGAACACCACCCTGGCCGCCGACGCCGGGATCCCCCTGGGCGAGACGGGGGCGATCGCCGTGGACCGCCGGCTGCGCACCGGCATCGAGGGGGTGTGGGCCGGCGGGGACTGCGTGGAGAAGTTCCACCGCGTCTCCCGCCGCCACGTGTCCCTGCCGCTGGGTACCCACGCGAACAAGGAGGGCCGCACCGCCGGGATCAACCTCGGCGGCGGCTACGCCACCTTCCCCGGGGTGCTCGGCACCGCCGTGACCAAGATCTGCGACATCGAAGTCGGACGCACCGGCCTCGGAGAGCTCGAGGCGCAGGCGGCCGGCTTCGACCCCGTCACCGCCGTGGTCGACTCCACCACCCGGGCCGGCTACTACCCCGGGGCCAAACCCATCCGCACCAAACTCATCGCCGAACGCGGCACCGGACGGCTGCTCGGCGCCCAGATCGTCGGGGAAGAAGGCGCGGCCAAGCGCATCGACGTGCTCTCCGTGGCGCTGTGGCACGAGACCCCGGTGGAAGAGCTGCTCAACATCGACCTCTCCTACGCCCCGCCCTTCTCCCCGGTGTGGGACCCGGTGCTCATCGCCGCGCGCAAGACCTGGCAGGCCGTCGAGACCGACCGCGCCCGCACCGAACCCTGA
- the merA gene encoding mercury(II) reductase — protein sequence MPETGTHEVDLAIIGSGGGAFAAAIRATNLGKSVVMVERATVGGTCVNTGCVPSKALLAAAEARHVALDATGRFPGLSTSAAGVDMPGLIAGKDALVEGMRSDKYLDLIADYGWELATGEAVFTGTAEDPVLEVTGADGSRRRVRAAHYLVATGSTPIVPEIEGLDQVEYLTSTTAMELDEVPESLLIIGGGYVGLEQAQLFARLGTAVTMVVRSRLASHEEPEVSRTLRGVFAEEGIRVIPRATVSSVTPDRDTGEVVATVTGPGGQDTLRAGRLMVAVGRRPVTENLGLGSVGVDTGARGEILVDARMATSNPKVWAAGDVTGHPQYVYVASAHGVTAVENAFHHTGQQIDYTHLPRVTFTSPAIAAVGMTDQQAREAGLRCECRVLPLEYVPRALVNRDTRGFVKIVAEAETGRIVGITAVAKDAGELAAAGVYILSAGMTVDQVATLWCPYLTMAEGLKIAAQSFRTDVSKLSCCAA from the coding sequence ATGCCTGAGACGGGAACGCACGAGGTGGACCTGGCGATCATCGGTTCCGGCGGTGGTGCTTTTGCCGCCGCGATCCGGGCCACCAATCTCGGCAAATCAGTGGTGATGGTAGAGCGTGCCACGGTCGGGGGCACCTGCGTGAACACCGGGTGCGTGCCGTCGAAGGCGTTGCTGGCCGCCGCCGAGGCCCGCCACGTGGCGCTGGACGCCACAGGACGGTTTCCTGGTCTGAGCACGTCGGCCGCCGGGGTGGACATGCCCGGGCTGATCGCTGGCAAGGACGCGCTGGTGGAAGGGATGCGTTCGGACAAGTACCTGGATCTGATCGCCGATTACGGCTGGGAACTGGCCACCGGTGAAGCGGTGTTCACCGGCACGGCCGAGGATCCGGTACTGGAGGTCACCGGAGCCGACGGTTCCCGCCGCCGGGTGCGGGCGGCCCACTACCTGGTGGCCACCGGCTCCACCCCGATCGTCCCGGAGATCGAGGGCTTGGATCAGGTGGAGTATCTGACGTCGACCACGGCCATGGAACTCGACGAGGTGCCGGAGTCGCTGCTGATCATCGGCGGCGGGTACGTGGGCCTGGAGCAGGCTCAGCTCTTCGCCCGCCTGGGCACTGCGGTGACCATGGTCGTGCGGTCCCGGCTGGCCTCCCATGAGGAACCCGAGGTCTCCCGGACCCTGAGGGGCGTGTTCGCCGAGGAGGGCATCCGGGTGATCCCCCGGGCCACCGTCTCCTCCGTGACGCCCGACCGGGACACCGGGGAGGTGGTGGCCACCGTCACGGGCCCGGGCGGGCAGGACACCCTGCGGGCGGGCCGGCTCATGGTCGCGGTCGGGCGCCGTCCGGTCACCGAGAACCTGGGCCTCGGCTCGGTCGGGGTGGACACCGGGGCCCGCGGGGAGATCCTCGTCGACGCCCGGATGGCGACCTCGAATCCGAAGGTGTGGGCGGCCGGGGACGTGACCGGGCACCCCCAGTACGTCTACGTGGCCTCGGCCCACGGGGTCACCGCGGTGGAGAACGCCTTCCACCACACCGGCCAGCAGATCGACTACACCCACCTGCCGCGGGTCACTTTCACCTCCCCGGCCATCGCGGCGGTGGGCATGACTGACCAGCAGGCCCGGGAAGCCGGCCTCCGGTGTGAGTGCCGGGTGCTGCCCCTGGAGTACGTGCCCAGGGCGCTGGTCAACCGTGACACCCGGGGGTTCGTGAAGATCGTCGCCGAGGCCGAGACCGGGCGGATCGTGGGCATCACCGCGGTGGCCAAGGACGCCGGGGAGCTTGCCGCGGCCGGGGTCTACATCTTGTCCGCGGGCATGACGGTGGACCAGGTCGCCACCCTGTGGTGCCCGTACCTGACGATGGCCGAAGGCCTGAAGATCGCCGCCCAGTCCTTCCGCACCGACGTCTCCAAACTCTCCTGCTGCGCCGCGTGA
- a CDS encoding AAA family ATPase — MPPTDPDSTRSLLGKNDDGRRFLSGTFGEVNGLTSPPPPGSPAFLPTREHRRFTEFADTVRAHRYIGLCWGPPGVGKTLSARHYAGASQWEQWQRDLGEDREPGPIPEQVLQARTALWTPTVTASPRQVDQALPRACQQISYAIDYHHHGRVDPFVHPDSRSSGLTELLIIDEADRLKTTGLEQVRDYYDRHTIGVILIGMPGIDKRLARYPQLYSRVGFAHEYRQLTPEELTAVLNRRWHTDGLATDDEFTQAVAIATVARITGGNFRLVDRLLTQIKRILTINQLATVTPEVVEAARESLLIGH; from the coding sequence ATGCCACCGACTGATCCCGACTCCACACGGAGCCTGCTGGGCAAGAACGACGACGGCCGGCGCTTCCTCTCCGGCACGTTCGGAGAGGTCAACGGGCTCACCTCACCCCCGCCCCCGGGCTCACCGGCGTTCCTGCCCACCCGGGAGCACCGCCGTTTCACCGAGTTCGCCGACACCGTCCGCGCCCACCGCTACATCGGCCTGTGCTGGGGCCCACCTGGGGTCGGCAAGACCCTCTCGGCCCGCCACTACGCCGGGGCCTCGCAATGGGAGCAGTGGCAACGAGACCTGGGCGAGGACCGCGAGCCCGGCCCCATCCCTGAGCAGGTCCTGCAGGCCCGCACCGCGCTGTGGACCCCGACCGTCACCGCCAGCCCCCGACAGGTCGACCAAGCCCTGCCGCGGGCCTGCCAGCAGATCTCCTACGCCATCGACTACCACCACCACGGCCGCGTCGACCCGTTCGTGCACCCCGACTCGCGCTCCTCCGGGCTCACCGAGCTGCTCATCATCGACGAGGCCGACCGGCTCAAGACCACCGGCCTGGAACAGGTCCGCGACTACTACGACCGCCACACCATCGGGGTGATCCTCATCGGAATGCCCGGCATCGACAAGCGCCTGGCCCGTTACCCCCAGCTCTACAGCCGTGTGGGCTTCGCCCACGAATACCGCCAACTCACCCCCGAAGAGCTCACCGCCGTCCTGAACCGCCGCTGGCACACCGACGGACTCGCCACCGATGACGAGTTCACCCAGGCGGTCGCGATCGCCACCGTCGCCCGGATCACCGGCGGCAACTTCCGTCTCGTCGACCGCCTCCTCACCCAGATCAAACGCATCCTCACGATCAACCAGTTGGCCACCGTCACCCCCGAAGTGGTCGAAGCCGCCCGCGAGTCACTCCTGATCGGTCACTGA